The genomic region TAAAAACGACACTACAATCAACAGAAAGTAATAAAATCCAAGTGTTGTTGCAAATCATTAACGCCTgtacattatttcaatttctttTTATGCCTTAATACAAGTGCATTGCGTAAGATGATatctaacaaaatattatgcgACGCAGTGGTTTCAAAATGCAACAAGagataggtaatatttttattgtttttgttttgaaccTATAATTCGAAAATTAACGTTCATAATCTATCTACACAAACAAGTCGTATTTGttcagaattttaattttatatgtgtCGTCATTAACATTTCAATAAGCTTCTGCGTGCGAGATAGAAATACACGTCGAAGGTTTAACCGCAATCGAGCGGACCCCGAAAAAGGATATATGAAAAACAACCTTCCGTCAGTCGCGCCCGACACTGCATACCATTATATCATCAGATTTCACTCGTtgttaaacaaaattacattacataaCTGGGTTTTTACTATCTTTACATTCAATTTTTACTTCCTAGCCATCTATCTATATACCTGTATTTTTCTATCgcactaataaaaaaatatgtttatctatttatttcgtaactacatatatacatatatctaatctaaatttttccttttagagtaggtaggtattatctatatttagaAGTGAGAATTGTATCTGAATATACTAGATAGGTAATATTTACGCGTCATTTCTCAATCAAGAAAACATTGGAATAGGACAAAAATGAATacacaaaaactaaaaaatatgatttaaaaataacaattcttatacaattttatgaaTTGACGCATCAGTATATTCTTCTAAGTTTATTTGTggtctgtaaataaaaaaagctaaataaaaatgtaccgTTAGGTAATACacacaagaaaaatattttgtttataaactatgtatttataaacaaaatctttGGGACCACGTGGACGAATTCATAAAAACGGTTTGTGTAAATTTGTATGTTACAACAGTCAAACTTACCTTATctatttatgtacctaattttataatttatgtatattgatataaattatttacatataactttgtaattttgacctaaatttatatcaatgcAACAAACTAATAATCGTATATCCCACAATTTAGTTATGATATGAAGCCCATTCATGTGTGATAAAATCAATCGCTTTCTGATAACTGCAAAACCACATTCCTACGTGTggtacttattaaattacacCTCTTTCAATTTACTGAcatatcatttatattattgcacttagatatatttaattaaaaataaactgtcTGTGTAAATATCCAATTAAGTCACTATTTACCAATGCTTTATCATACTATCAGATAAGGAATTAAttccaaatattattattacctatattgatcatttatttgtattgataAGGTCGATAAACCACATTCAAAAACCAGAAGTAACAACCCTATCCAGTAATAGTTATTCACATACTATTCtcatattttaatcataaGCCGTATAGACGATTAGTCTATAAATTATCGCACGAAATAAGCCAAAGGTAGAAACTATGATTTCACACAACCAGGTAATATTTACTTCATTTATGGTAAGGCGACGGTGTCTGCCCAGTGTCCATCTACTAGACATGCTTATGAGTCGTGTCAAAGGGTCATCGACTGGCTCCCAATCGCTATGACATCAGCTTTACTAGTGATTACAAAATACTGATACATGCTCACGTAACTCGACAAGTGTGCTAGGCTCTACCGCATCTCTGCAAATTTGTACAGCGAATTATTGATGACGAATCTTTTTCTCAGCGGTCAAAGCTAGCATAaggaaaaatatgttataaaaataaatgtcgcTTTCATTTCAACTTTATACAATAAGCGACTGATTTTGATGTAATTGCTGATTGATtgtatttagaaaaaatatccaAATCGTTATCTTCACTCatatctataaatttaattatattttgtttttaatttatgattaaaatatagattaatcttcatttaacacGAAAGTGTGCCATTTTTTTAACAGCAATTCATGACATCGAACTAGGAAACCggacaaatatataaaaccttCAGTATAAATCAACATGATGCctccatatttattcaatgGAAGACAATAATTAGAATTGGTTATAAGCTAACGGCCAcagctataaataaaattgtatgttacCTGCTCAAGTATATTTACTTACATTATTCATAAACAGttattaaaacatatattGAAACATACTATATGATATATTGTAATAGCAACTCAGCCTTTAGGCTACAGTTTTACAGGCAACATAATCATAGAACTTAAAAAGCAATCAATCCCTTCTCTTTGGCAACACGGGCAAATTGTATCTTCAATGACTCGTAAAATCTCGTGGCTCTCACTCGTtttgatattatgaaatatttttaacgatgcttgactaataataattattattaatatacagCATTGAACAATTCTACAAACATTTCTACATTTGTATGCTCTTCTCTAACTGTATAGGAGCTTAATGTAGAGCGcaaataattctttaaatttaaattatattcatttaaatactGTACCTACTGCTTATATATAaagtgttaataaataaacctaGAAGTTGTAAAAATACCAGCATCATTTAAAATGAGATAAGATAGTTACgggtaaaaaatacattaaaataaatgcagATATATCCTTGAGAggatattttgtaatataatgaGCGGTCCAATTCTAGACTTTTAGTATAAAATGTCCACCACGTAACCTCTAAATGTACgattaatatgtaaattttctCGCGTGTTGGGCAAAACTTGTCTTGAGACATATAACATCCAGATCGTCTGTATCTatgctaaaaataatttagtttatcaacgaaatattttatatgcagGCTGTTGAGATCTACTTTCATTTAACCTTGCTTTTTTATGGGACAAGCCAGCCCGCCTCCCGTGTATTGTGCCGTCAAGTACTTATGCATAGTTATCCGCTATTTAAACTTGATTAAGAcgactaataaaaataataccttcGTGACTtccattaaatatttagacagatattaagtatttaataaaaaaagtaaatagaaATTTCATTACAAGAGCGCTTTAATAATTAGGTAGTATGAATTTCTTATGTAGGTAATCAAAGATTTTTTCCTGAAAAAATCTACTATCGGTCCgtatttatatcaaaataatgtatttaatattaaaatatttagaaagtaACGATTAAAACTATAGTCTAATATGCACACAAATAAAATGAGAGCCTGCTAGGCCAGAACGTGTAGGCAGATTTGTCTCACAATCACGCGACAAGCttccatatttatttagcCAGTGTCAAGTAACTTACCGGTTTCACAGAGTGGGCCGCTGCTGCTTCAAAGTAATGCTAATTTGAATAGAATCTGTTACAAACATCTTACATTGTTGATCAGTaggcaaataaaattaaaaactatgttaCACATCAAACCAGGATCTAAAAATGCATCCCGCAATTCTCTTTTCATTTAATCCAAAACTTTATTCTCTTTAACTTATCAGACAAGGAAAAATcgcattaatattttaaatttatcatgttacgttaaaaataaataatatttgatggAATTCCATAAACAAATAACTaaagctattaaaataaaaataaaacatatcaaTAATCAAGTTAACAATTATTGGTAAATTATGTTATGTATAACTTGAAAaacttatttgattaaatggGACCTACAACTTATCTGGAATTAACGTTGTGTCattaatataactttatttttatatttttacaatggCGCAATATATTGCCAGCAGCtgtttactaaaatataaaataataccttcTTGAAGTAAGAGATACAGGGCAACCTTGAGGTAAAGTGGATTGTTCCGGGTTCTTCCAGCCAACCGGTTGCCGCGTCTCTGCTACGAGCTGCACTCACTTATGCCTTGCATTATATTACAtagtactttcaatatcagagtaataaaatataacatgatgtaaaatacatatacCTCATGTACATGGTGGgcttatattcattattttagtccAAAAGTAATTCGTCAAAACAAAGcttctatttttaatagaagCTTTGTTGTAGAATTTATGGATTTTACCTAGTTATTCCAAAATTAGGTCTAAAAAGGCACAAACATATTTgcatactttattttttaaatatgcacCTATTCACATTCTCAAGAgctttaaagttttaaaaccCTGCACTAATAATAAACCTATAAAAGCTTTTGGTTTATTCAGTTTCCTCGTTATTAATATTCAAGTAACAATCACATGCAAAACAAAATAGTTGCAAAAACGTGTTCCACttcatatttataagaaaagtgaaaaacaaaaacaatttattttcttgcAAATCGACTTGGGTGACcttgtatgttattttaacagGTTCTGCAACAAACGTCGCGTCCGCTCAGAGTTCCGCCAAAACAAACCAATCTCTATGGCTTCGCACACCAGACgacatgtaaatatgtataatccTTTTTAGACAATTCACAACTTTCGCTTTACTGAAAAATAAGCTTAAATATCTCTAAGCAACGTGTTATCGATAGATGTCTgccatattattatgtgtgagttttatattataaaatattattatcaataactATTTTTACAAGTTCATTACGTCATGatctattattatctaaatgtttctatttaattaacttGATCATGAAATTCTTGAAAACTTTGACAATTTTGAAAACACATGTTTTTTTAGGAGTAATAGGTAAATTTGAGACACAAGCCGCATTCAATTCTGGTAGGTCAGGAACGCATTTTGTCATGATTCATGATCAAATCTCATCTTAAACAAAACCAAGTTTCAAACACATTGGCAACATATGTAAAGATAGtgatagataaatataataaacaaaattgtgtttatagtttaataaagtttaatcCAATGCTTAATCTATCAAAAGCTTCCAATAAAGCTATAAAATACGAAGAGTGCAAAATATGTTAAACATTGCAAACATTCCTtccatgaaaatatttaaataaataaatagtcaGTCTGACACAATAAATAACACAAGAatgctaaaatattttattgagtttcagcaataatatatttaaaataattttaatgttaaataaggCCTTTGCTCGGTAATGCAAATACAATTAGCTACTTTAATTTTTCGACACAAGCAAAAAGCGCGACTTGATATTTAATTGTTGCGACAtctatattatgataacaataaatatattatctttggGTATGAGTAATTTGCTAGTTTTCTTCATCGTTTTCGACAGTATTTGCCTGAGATTTGGGAATTTCATCTACATTACAATCTATATCGGAAACaggttttaattcaatatttggACTAGTATCGTCTGCTTCAGTCtctattttgatttttaattcttcTGCACCAGCAGAatcaattttatcaatatcCGTATTGACGGGATTTATTTCGGCCTCTGGTGCCTCAGgtacattattaatttctaaatttggTACTTGTATTGATATTACTTCACTATCACATTCCTTTGCAACCTCTGGCAATTTGTTTTCCTCTAGAGGCTTAAAAATTTCTTGAAGTGAGGAAACTTTCTTTTCGGATGGtattattctatttaaatataccaaaatatCCGATAATGAAACAATACCTACAAGTTTACCATCCTTATTTACCAACAACAGTCGATGACTTTCAGTCCTTACAATAACTTCTAAGGCCTCATATAACGTAATACTGGAGAGacatttttgtaatttctCTTCCCAATCCTTTTTCTTCGTGCGCACTTCGCCCAGGGGTAATGACAAGTTAGAATACAATTTTTCACTAACTAGATTCAAAACTTCATATTTAGCGTATACATCTACAAGAATACCGTTTTCATCTAGCACTGGTAGAGCAGATacattattatctaataaaagCTGAAAAGCATCTTTTACAGATGTAGTGTCTGACACTGAAATTATTTCATCATAAGTTCCAATATTTAAATCCATAATTTTCTTATGGAAAAACGTTAACTCGGGAAATTCATTTAGATACACAAAAAGAAATCGTAATATCCTCTTGTgagataaaatgtataatacatcTCCAGAAGTAGGATCAATCATTAGCAGACGATGTACTCGatgttttataagtaaatttatAGCTTCATGTAAGGATTGGTCTGGGCCAATGCTACATAAAGGCTTCCGTGTAGCACGTAAAAGCTTCCTCCAAGTGTGTAGCGTGTGAGTTTCCAACTCATCCATAGATATTTTTTCCTTATCAAGATGTAATAAAATTCTGATAAAATCGGTTACTGTTATCATACCTACGAGTAGTTTTTTATTCGCATCCCATAAAGGTGCCGATCTTATACCGTGGGAGACGAGAGTTGGAAATGTTTTTCTTACTAAAAACTGAGtatcaaatataataactttTGCCGATTTTGGCAGTATTTCATAACATCGGTggtacttaaaaaaatttaacaacaacCTAGTTTTGTCTCTACCTCCTATTGATATTTGAACTATAGACAAATATGGGTCGTATTTGGGAAGTCCACGAATTTCTCTGAATAATTGTTTTGCTTGTATTGGATCTAAAGAAGCATACGAATTTTTATGATAAGTTGGTGACGTGGTATCTAAAGAGGATCGTCGTATTTGCTTTGTTGCTTTCTTTTTAGTTGATTCAACAGGAGGCTGATCACTTGTGGAGGGTTTACTTCGAAATATGTCCATAACTCTTGTAATAGGACTATATTTTCGTGACGACACACCCGTAACtgtataatagtattttttatgagaCTCTTTGGACTCTGCGGCATTATTTTCATCTTTTGTGGTTTCAGGAGATTCTGCTGGTTTAGGTGctttaatattttgcattaGAGTTTGATGCTTTTTTGAATCACTTTTTCTTCTAATTCGAAAAATATCGAAAATTGAACTTCTTGGACTAGTTGATGTACCGTGAAAGGTTTCGTATTCTTTTTTTCCGCTCGTATCTCTTTCAGCACTAGAAGGTCTGGAGGTTTCTGCAGCtttgtctttaaatattgatCTTACATGAGGTCGTTGTGATTCAGCGCCTCGGGTACCAAAATGAACAGTGTGGACATTACTTTCAGGTAATCGGCTAGTGCTTGGTACTTGATCATCTGTAGCTGAAAGCTTAGTGACAACAAATTTTTTTCGTTCACCCACTACAGTTTGACTTTCTTTTTGTGTTTCAGAAtgtgtttttttctttttgtgttTCTGTTTAGATTTTCCATGTCTAGCTGGTGATTCAGCAGACGCTGATTCATTTTCTAAGATAGGATCCatagtataattttaagttatttaatttgctGCTAATTTTCT from Colias croceus chromosome 3, ilColCroc2.1 harbors:
- the LOC123705865 gene encoding 5'-AMP-activated protein kinase subunit gamma-like encodes the protein MDPILENESASAESPARHGKSKQKHKKKKTHSETQKESQTVVGERKKFVVTKLSATDDQVPSTSRLPESNVHTVHFGTRGAESQRPHVRSIFKDKAAETSRPSSAERDTSGKKEYETFHGTSTSPRSSIFDIFRIRRKSDSKKHQTLMQNIKAPKPAESPETTKDENNAAESKESHKKYYYTVTGVSSRKYSPITRVMDIFRSKPSTSDQPPVESTKKKATKQIRRSSLDTTSPTYHKNSYASLDPIQAKQLFREIRGLPKYDPYLSIVQISIGGRDKTRLLLNFFKYHRCYEILPKSAKVIIFDTQFLVRKTFPTLVSHGIRSAPLWDANKKLLVGMITVTDFIRILLHLDKEKISMDELETHTLHTWRKLLRATRKPLCSIGPDQSLHEAINLLIKHRVHRLLMIDPTSGDVLYILSHKRILRFLFVYLNEFPELTFFHKKIMDLNIGTYDEIISVSDTTSVKDAFQLLLDNNVSALPVLDENGILVDVYAKYEVLNLVSEKLYSNLSLPLGEVRTKKKDWEEKLQKCLSSITLYEALEVIVRTESHRLLLVNKDGKLVGIVSLSDILVYLNRIIPSEKKVSSLQEIFKPLEENKLPEVAKECDSEVISIQVPNLEINNVPEAPEAEINPVNTDIDKIDSAGAEELKIKIETEADDTSPNIELKPVSDIDCNVDEIPKSQANTVENDEEN